A portion of the Terriglobia bacterium genome contains these proteins:
- a CDS encoding type II toxin-antitoxin system RelE/ParE family toxin, which translates to MRIEILDEAEADLVEGFHFYEHQETGLGSYFLNSLSSDIDSLLFHAGIHNVVFGYHRCLAAQFPFAVYYSVEGDVIRLQAVLDCRRNPSWTRRRLQG; encoded by the coding sequence GTGAGAATCGAGATCCTCGATGAGGCCGAAGCGGACTTGGTCGAGGGTTTTCACTTTTATGAACATCAGGAAACCGGACTCGGTTCGTATTTCCTGAATTCGCTCTCCTCCGACATCGACTCGCTCCTTTTTCACGCCGGGATTCACAACGTGGTGTTTGGATATCATCGCTGCCTCGCCGCACAATTTCCCTTCGCCGTTTACTATTCTGTCGAGGGCGATGTGATTCGTCTACAAGCAGTGCTGGATTGCCGCCGCAATCCGTCATGGACGCGAAGACGTCTGCAGGGCTAA
- a CDS encoding addiction module protein, whose amino-acid sequence MARSKFRGREKAGRRFNRQSDAAKEAETDSDARAEEELLLPQESETHQPLRLIEFSRNFEQRLNVVPRIDRGASSGDVVVQPEKTTGRPPLHFTLNQDTPASRPPGTSRYTAIMSIKLPLNEMTLQEKLAAMEALWEDLSRSPGAIKSPEWHKEILDERRKRVDDGAAQFEDWDQVKVRMREKLR is encoded by the coding sequence ATGGCTCGGTCGAAGTTTCGCGGGAGAGAAAAAGCCGGCAGACGCTTCAATCGGCAGAGTGATGCGGCGAAAGAAGCGGAAACTGACTCCGACGCCAGAGCGGAAGAAGAACTATTGTTGCCGCAGGAATCGGAAACCCATCAGCCGCTGCGGCTTATCGAATTTTCCCGCAATTTTGAACAGAGACTGAATGTTGTGCCGCGCATTGATCGCGGGGCCAGCAGCGGCGACGTTGTTGTGCAACCCGAGAAAACAACCGGGCGTCCTCCTCTCCATTTCACGCTGAACCAAGACACACCCGCTTCGCGCCCGCCTGGGACATCGAGATATACTGCAATCATGTCGATAAAGCTTCCGCTGAACGAGATGACCCTTCAAGAAAAGCTTGCTGCTATGGAGGCGCTATGGGAAGACCTGTCAAGATCTCCCGGGGCGATCAAGTCACCAGAATGGCACAAGGAGATTCTTGATGAGCGCCGAAAGCGAGTTGACGACGGAGCAGCCCAATTTGAGGATTGGGATCAGGTAAAGGTCAGGATGCGCGAGAAGCTTCGGTGA